In Balaenoptera ricei isolate mBalRic1 chromosome 4, mBalRic1.hap2, whole genome shotgun sequence, the following are encoded in one genomic region:
- the PDXK gene encoding pyridoxal kinase → MEEECRVLSIQSHVVRGYVGNRAATFPLQVLGFEVDAVNSVQFSNHTGYSHWKGQVLNSDELHELYDGLKLNDVNKYDYVLTGYTRDKSFLATVVDIVQELKQQNPRLVYVCDPVMGDKWNGDGSMYVPEDLLPVYREKIVPVADIITPNQFEAELLSGRKIHSQEEALEVMDVLHSMGPDTVVITSSDLPSPRGSNYLIALGSQRTRTPDGSVVTQRIRMEMRKVDAVFVGTGDLFAAMLLAWTHKHPNNLKVACEKTVSAMHHVLQRTIECAKARAGEGLKPSPAQLELRMVQSKKDIENPEIVVQATVL, encoded by the exons GTTTTGGGGTTTGAGGTCGACGCAGTGAACTCTGTCCAGTTTTCAAACCACACAG GCTACTCGCACTGGAAGGGCCAAGTGCTGAACTCGGATGAGCTCCACGAGCTGTACGACGGGCTGAAGCTGAACGACGTGAACAAGTATGACTACGTGCTCACGG GTTACACGCGAGACAAGTCCTTCCTGGCCACGGTGGTGGACATCGTGCAGGAGCTGAAGCAGCAGAACCCCAGGCTTGTGTACG TGTGCGACCCCGTGATGGGAGACAAGTGGAACGGAGACGGCTCCATG TACGTCCCCGAGGACCTCCTTCCGGTTTACAGAGAGAAGATCGTGCCGGTTGCAGACATCATCACCCCCAACCAGTTTGAGGCTGA GTTGCTGAGCGGGAGAAAGATCCACAGCCAAGAAGAAGCCTTAGAG GTGATGGACGTGCTGCACTCGATGGGCCCCGACACGGTGGTCATCACCAGCTCGGACCTGCCGTCCCCGAGGGGCAGCAACTACTTGATCGCGCTGGGGAGCCAGAGGACAC GGACCCCCGACGGCTCCGTCGTGACACAGCGCATCCGCATGGAGATGCGCAAGGTGGACGCAGTCTTCGTGGGCACCGGGGACCTCTTTGCCGCCATGCTGTTGGCGTGGACGCACAAGCACCCCAACAATCTCAAG GTGGCCTGTGAGAAGACCGTGTCGGCCATGCACCATGTTCTGCAGCGGACCATCGAGTGTGCAAAAG CCAGGGCTGGGGAAGGACTGAAGCCCAGCCCGGCCCAGCTGGAGCTGAGGATGGTCCAGAGCAAGAAGGACATCGAGAACCCGGAGATCGTCGTCCAAGCCACGGTGCTGTGA
- the CSTB gene encoding cystatin-B yields the protein MMCGAPTATQPATADIQAIADRVRSQLEEKEKKFPMFKAVEFKSQVVAGMVFFIKVQVDEDNFVHIRAFESLPHEGKPLALVGYQTHKGRHDELTYF from the exons ATGATGTGCGGCGCGCCCACCGCCACGCAGCCGGCCACGGCCGACATCCAGGCCATCGCCGACCGG gtgAGGTCCCAgctggaagagaaggagaagaagttcCCGATGTTCAAGGCTGTGGAGTTCAAGAGCCAGGTGGTCGCCGGGATGGTCTTCTTCATCAAG GTTCAAGTGGACGAGGACAACTTCGTGCACATTCGAGCATTTGAAAGCCTCCCGCATGAGGGAAAGCCCTTGGCCTTGGTCGGCTACCAGACCCACAAAGGCAGACACGACGAGCTGACCTACTTCTAG